The genomic window CAATCTGGAAAAGGAATGGGGCGTCAAGCTTCTGGACCGGACCGGGTTGATCCTGGAAATCTTCGCCGATCGTGCCCGCACCCGTGAAGGGGTGTTGCAGGTGGAGCTTGCGGCCTTGTCCTACCAACGCACCCGGCTGGTCCGCGCCTGGACCCATCTGGAACGCCAGCGCGGCGGGCTTGGCTTTGTCGGTGGCCCCGGCGAGACCCAGATCGAGGCGGACAGGCGCGCGATTGACGAGGCGGTCACCCGCATCCGCCGCCAGCTTGGCAAGGTCGTCAAAACCCGCGCCCTGCATCGCGCCGCGCGCAAGAAGGTGCCGTACCCGGTGGTGGCGCTGGTGGGCTATACCAATGCGGGGAAATCGACGCTGTTCAACCGGATGACCGGGGCCGAGGTGATGGCGAAAGACATGCTGTTTGCCACGCTTGACCCGACCATGCGGGCGGTGAGCCTGCCTGACGGGACCGAGGTGATTCTGTCTGATACGGTGGGTTTCATAAGTGATCTGCCGACGCAGCTGGTTGCCGCGTTCCGCGCCACGCTGGAGGAGGTGCTGGACGCGGATCTGATCCTCCATGTGCGCGATATCTCTCATCCCGAGACCGGGGCGCAGGCCGAGGATGTGGCCGCGATCATGGCTGATCTGGGGGTCAAAGACAGCGCGCCCATGATCGAGATCTGGAACAAATCCGACCTTTTGCCCGATGACCGGGCCGAGGAACTGAGCCAAATCGCCCGGCGGCGCGACACGACCCATGTGATTTCGGCCCTGAGCGGGCAGGGGCTTGCCCCGCTTCTGACGGACATCGCCCGCGCCGTCTCCCCGCCGCGACACCAGACAAAGCTTGACCTGCCCCACGCGGAAGGCCGCAAACGCGCCTGGCTTTACGAACAGGGCGTCGTGGAGGCCGAAGACCAGGACGAGGATACGGCCCACCTGACCGTCAACTGGACCCGCCGCCAGGAAAAGGCGTTTTGGCAGCTTTGAGGTTAAGTGGCGAATGCTGCGCTACCCATGAAGGTCAGTTTTTGCGAGAATGGTTCAAACGACATAGAAGGGCTTATGCGCCAAAAAATCAGCGGAACGCAGAAATTCGCTGCGGTAGAAACTTCACAAGGCTACCGTCAAAAAGCGGACATTCTGACACCACTGTCATCAGTCCTCCCAATCATCTTCAAGTGCTTCCATTGGCGGCAGGTCTGTTCCGTAGAACGCCTGACGATGAAGGTGCAAGTTCACTCGGACCGATACATTTTTTTGCAGCGATGTTATACCAAGATGCTTACTGACTTTCGTTTCAGCAATCATTTGTTCACCCCATTGACCAGTTTTTCCGTTCCAAACCTCAGCGTCTTCAGTGAGCATTTTTGCGGCTTTTTGAAATGTCCAATCAGGGTCAGGTTTGCGATATATGTACCACGAATCTTCGGTCGGATAATCAATACGTTCTGGGATGTCGTGCCCGCCACCACCCGTCTGTTCACGTGGCCTGGTACTACCCCAATCGCCATATACAATTTTTCGGTCATTCCTGTTCGCTTGTACTTGTTGGACCAAAACACGATTTGAAAACCCAACCTTAGTACGACCAACGCAATTGCTATATCCTTTCGGCATGGTCGTGCATGACGCAACGATTGGAACTTGCGCGTTGATTTCGGCCAGTGCGTTTCCGATAATCCCGCTAAACCAAGCCGGTAGTTGTAAAGCATCTCGCGCCCATCCACCTTCTAAGATGATTACAAAGTCAGCCGCACCAAATGCGGAAACCGCTGATATGGCGTCTTCTAAGTTTATCGGTTCGCGATCACGAAAGATGCGCAGCGCAAAAGTTCGCCCAAATTCGCGATACCGCTGAATCTGTTTTCTAATTTCGTCCTCGTTTTGATCGCGAAGCTGCAAACAGGGCATCACTTTTTCATGCCTTTGTACAAACTCACACCATGATGCATATGCGTTAGCTGGGTTTTTAAGCGACGCGAGTTCTACTTGTGCATCGGCATCGGGATTTGTTGGAATATAGCCGCGGTCAATATCAAGGAAGTAGTCGCCTTTGGGGAAAGCCGTCTCAAATCGATCTATCGCCTTACCGAGTGTTGTCGTGCTACTCCAAGGAGCTAGTAAGACGCACGGCGTCATTCGCTCTTTTGTCGCAAGAGGCAAGAACTCCAAACCCCGCATTTCGCTTGCGCGTATTGCAAGTGTCGGTACGTAAGATACCCGTTCTAGGGCCATGCGAACTTCCTATGCTGCTACATTCTGGAGACGAATTTCCATTGCCCCTTTGGACACCTTGAAGTCTTGCGCAAGCACTTCAATGACTCCCTCACTCACGCGACCACCGAGTTCCCCAAGTCGCCGTTCTACAGAACCGCGAGGCATCAAGATATCGGCTGCAAGGCGATTAGCCTGATACTCTATGTTCTCTGGTGCGCCAGAACGGTACAAAACAGTATCCCTAATTCCTTCTGGGGATGCGTCAATGATATCGCGGTGAAGTAGAAAATGTGCAATCTCATGCGCAATCGTAAAACGCTGACGCTCTTTAGCTTCAAAACGATTTACTTTAATTATGTAACCACCATCCGCATTGCGCGAAATTTGACCGGAATTTCCAGGCCCAAGATTTGCGACCTTAATACGTAAGCCGAGGCGTTGTGCGAGTGCGCCAACCGCGACGGACTCGTTCGCCTGAAATTCTTCGATCAATGCACGATGCTCACCCGATAACCGCGTCCATTCTCGTGATTGCGCCATTCTATCTCTCCTCCATATCTGGATCGGCGTCTTCATCGTCAAGACTTTGACCGACCCCGTAAGCAATAGCTGTTACTTTCGCTTGCAAGTTGGCTTCTACCCTGTCCAACTTTTCATCGACTTTTTTCATTCGTTCTGTGACTGCATTATTCACTTCAGACTTGGCGTCGTCTTTAAGGCTCGAAACCGTGTAGGCGGCAACAACACCAATTGCGATACCGACAGCGGCCAAAACAACCGTAACGCAGGTCAACAACAACGTCAGAAAATCGGTGTAGCTAATGTTCATTTCGGCTAGTGGGACGCTGGAAGTTGCGTCAGGCAGGTTCACGGAGTTGTGCGATATGACGATGTAAAGGATTGCTGCACCGCAAAAAGCTGCGGCGACAAGCTTCAAAAAACTACCTAACTGGCCCATACCGCCCGACGCACCCGTTTTTTAGAATGTTTAACTGTACTCCATCGCAAGGTAAACCATTCATTCTAGCACCCAACCACTAGACTGCTAAGACTAATACCTGTTCTCACTCCGTTATGTTCTATATTTGTTCTAGATGGCTGAATGTCAAGATGACGTCTGTAACTTTTTGTTTTAGGTGCTTTTTGTCGGACTTTTCCAGCCTCTCAGCAACTGCCATCTTCTATGCCACATACCAGTCGATGTTTGCGTGTGGGGAACGTCCGAAATGCGGGCTGCGGGCGCAGCATTCTCGGATCGTGCTCAATGTCGGCAATGGGCCGACTGGTGCGTAAGTCATAGTTTATGCACCACTACAGAAAATCATGCAAAATTGGGCTATGGAGACGGTTCATAAATCGGGTGCAGGTTTGGGCATGAAATCCGGAAGCCGATATTGGCGCAGTCGCAGCCAATTCACCCTCCGCCCCACACAAAACAGAAATTGCCTGTCTGTTACTGCCGGGGGCTCAGGACCGTGACGCCGATATTCCCCGCCCGGGCCAGGTCGGGGTCAAGGGACATGGGGATGTATTCGCCGCGTCGCCACAATTCTCCCAGATCATCATAGTACCGGCTGAGCGGGTGGCCCGACTGTCCGGTTGCGATGACAAAGACCGAGCTGTCGGGATCGGCAAAGTCATAGACCCCCCGGTATCCCGCCGAATGGGTGTTCAGGAACGGGTCGGGCAGGGTGCCCGGTGTCGCGCCCCGCCGCAGGGTGAAATCGCCGCCCGAGGTGGGTTGCCGGATATTCACGATCCACGAGAACAGCGCCGTTTCTCCCAGCACCGGGTGATCATGGCGCGCCTCATGGGCGGCCCCCCATCGCCAGCTTTCCACGCTGCCGCCATAGCGCTCTTCAAGCCATTGCAACGCGTCATCCAGCGCCAGACGGGCGATATCGGTACAGGTTTCCGTGGCGGTCGAATTGCGGATATCGCACCAGGCGGCGGCGCCGTCCACATCGCGGAAAACCCGTTCGATGAACAGGGGGGTGAGTTTCAGGAACTCCCCGGAAAGCGGCCCGATATCATCGCGGATCAGGCGCTGCTGCAACTCGCGCATCCAGGCGGCGTAGATCAGCGGTTCGGGCAGATGTTCATTCATCTCGCCATTCCATTCGGCCAGCAATTGCAGCGCCCGCTGGCGGCGATGTTCAGCCGTGCCCACGGGCGCGGTTTCCCCGGTGAACCACAGATCGCGGGCAATCCGGGGCAGCAGGTTGCGGGCGGCGGGCGAAACCGTATCAAGCTGCGCCTCGATGAAACTGTCGCGGGTATGGACCTGCCGGTTCTGCATCAGCCGCTGCCAGCGGGTGACCCGTTGGGTATCGCCCCAGTAGAACGAGACATGCAGCGGGAAGTCCCGGTCAACGGTCTTGTTGTTGGTGTTGCCGACAATGCCGCCTTCGGGGTTTTCGAAAGACGGGTTGGCGAAATACTGGGTCACCCCCTGCCAGCGGTTTTCGGCGATCCAGCCGGGGGCCGGCATCCGCCCCTGGCTTTGATGCCCGGTCAGGCGCCAGGGCATATGGCCGATGGTTTGCAGGGCGATATTGCCGTCTGCATCAACCAGGGTCAGGTTCTGGGACGGCGCGACAAAGGCCTCGCCCGCAGCAAGCCCCTCGGTGACCGAACCTGCGCGCATCAGATCCAGCCCGGTCTGGATCGAGGTGTTCTGATCGGTCAGCGCGGTCCAGCCCATGCTCATCACATGGCCGGGGGGGTGATCGTGCCGATATTCCAGACCTCACCGGGGATAACGGGTCCGTTATCCGTCCGGCGCAGGGTGATGGTCACGGGGGTGGCGTCGGCCACCTCGATGATTGTGCGGCGGGTTTCAAACCGGGCCCAGCCATCGGGGGTGCGGTATTCTTCCGGGTTCTCGGGGTTCACCTGTTCAACGAACAGGTCGATATCATCCATATAGGAGGAGGTGATGCCCCAGCCCAACCGGTCCGAGCGTCCGGCCAGGATCACCGGCATGCCCGGAATGCTGGCGCCGATGACGCCGCCGGTGCCAAGCTCCAGCCGCGCCAGATACCAGATGGTGGGGGCGGTCAGGCCCAGATGCGGGTCATTGGCCAGAAGCGTGCCGCCCGCAGCTGATCGCGACGGGGCCGCCGCCCAGGCATTGGAGGCGCCGCCAAGGCCCCGTGGCGCGGTTGGGAACAGCACATCACGCGGGCCCGATATATTGGCCGCATAGCGCGGCGGGGCCGTGTCGAAGAAACTGGCATATTCCGGCAGGGCCGCGATGCCGGGGCCGGGCACATCGGGCATCAGATCGGCCAGCAGCGCCGGGTCGCCCAGGACCAGAGAGGTGCGGGCGCGCAGCACTTCCTCTTCATGATGGCTGGCCAGTTGCAGGGCCATCATATTGGTAATGGCGATACTGTCGGCGGGCTGCCAGGGCGCGATCTGCGGGGCAAACAGAAACAGCTCCGGCGCGCCGCGGCCAAGCGCCTCGGCGCCGACCAGTTCCAGCCAGGCATTGACGCCATCGGCATAGGCCTCAAGCGCTGCGCGTGTTTCGGGGGTCTGGGCGGCAACGGAACGGGTGGCATGGCCATAAAGGTCAAGCCGCCGCAGCAGCATGTCGATTTCCAGTGTCCGTTCCCCGAACAGTTCCGACAGCCGCCCCTGGGCCGTCCGCCGGGTCATCAGCATCTGCCACAGCCGGTCCTGGGCATGGGCAAAGCCAAGCCCATAGAACACATCCGCATCCGTTGCCCCGAAAATATGCGGAACATTGGCATTGCTGCGCACGATCTCGACCGGGGCGGTGATGCCGGGAACCTGCCAATCGGCCTCGTAATCGGGCAGGCTGCGGGCGGCCATCCACCATAGGACAGCGATGATCAGCACCACCAGCACCACGGCCGCCGTCACAAGGCGCATAAGCCAGCGAAGAAAGACGGCCATGAGGTGATCACCCTGACTTTAAAATACGAAATCCGGCCCCGGTCCTAACGGGAATGTCCTGGCAATGCAAAGCTGTGCTTCCCATGCGGGGTATTCTGCTGTCAGGGGCGGTTTCAGTCTTTTGATCAGGGAATGATCCGTGCATAGCGTGTGCCTTCCAGCGTCGCGCCCGCGATCAGCCCGGCCTGGCCATAGATCACCGCGATCACCGGGGTCAGCAGCGCGGTCGTGTCCACACCCAGATTGCCCCCCTGATTGACCACCGCATATTGCACATCCGCGCCCACGGACCAGCCTACACCACGGCGAAATTCGCTTAATGCATCTTCGGTCATGAAAAACAGCGTATGGGCATATTGTTGCGCCCCGATCTGAAACCCGAAACTGCCGGAGATTGCCGAGTAGTAATCCACCGACGCCCCGTTGATCCTGAGCGCGCCGCGGCCATAGGACCCGCCAAAGCCAAAGCCCGCCTGGGTGACCAGCGGCATGACCAGCATACCGGCGGCGTTGAAGGCCAGCTCCTGGGTGCCGGGCACCTCATCATACATGAACTGGACCGCGCTATCGACGCGGTTGTCGACGCGCTGACCGCCGTTTGAGCCGATGCCATTGCTACAGGCCGCCAGAGGCAGTGCCGAAGCCGTAATTACAAAATGTCGCCGGGTGAGAGTGCCCATGATAGAGTCCGCCTGTGCATTATGCCTTGTCGTGCCCGGGTCTGTGCCCGGATTATTCCCTATTATTACGCGGAAAAAGCCCCGATGTCATCTGCGAAAGACAGCGGACCTGCGGGTTCTTGCCGAACAGCCCATGACCGCGTTTCGACTGTGCCGCAAGGCGGCAGCACCGGGTCTGGTGTTTGTGCCAAAGCCGAAACCCCGCGAAAAGCGTTTCAATGTAAGGCCGATATGCCTCAGCCGTTGAGAATTTCTGCCACCCGGGGGGCGAAATAAGTCAACACCCCGTCGCATCCGGCCCGCCGAAAGCCCGTCAGGCTTTCCAGCATCACTTTTTCGCCATCGACCCAGCCATTGGCCGCTGCCGCCTGGATCATCGCGTATTCGCCGCTGACCTGATAGGCATAGGTGGGCGCGCCAAACCGGTCTTTCACCGCGCGGCAGAGGTCCAGATAGGGCTGGCCCGGCTTGACCATGACCATATCGGCCCCCTCGCTCAGATCGCGCTCCACACAGCGCAGCGCCTCATCCCGGTTGGCCGGGTCGATCTGATAGGTCTTCTTGTCGCCTTTAAGCGCGCCCGAAGCCCCGACCGCATCGCGGAACGGGCCGTAATAGGCGCTGGCGAATTTGGCGGCATAGGACATGATGGTGACATTCACATGCCCCTCGGCCTCCAGCGCGTCGCGCATCGCGCCGATCCGGCCATCCATCATGTCGGACGGGCCCAGAATATCCGCCCCGGACCGGGCCTGCGCCAGGGCCATCTTCACCAGGGCCGCCACCGTTTCATCATTCACGATGATCCCGTCGCGGACGATCCCGTCATGGCCATTGGCGTTATAGGGGTCGAGCGCGATATCGGTCATCACGGCGATGTCGGGCACCGCATCCTTGATCGCGCGAATGGCCCGGTTGGTCAGATTGTCCGGGTTCCAGGCTTCCTCGCAAAGCTCGGTTTTCAGGGCCGGGTCGGTATAGGGAAAGACGCAGATCGCCGGGATGCCAAGCCCCTGGGCCTGCCGCGCCGCATCAACCATCAGATCGACGCTCAGCCTTTCGACGCCGGGCATCGAGGTCACGGCCTGCCGTTCCTGCGTGCCCGCGCAGACAAAGACCGGCCAGATCAGATCATGCACCGACAATTCCACCTCGCGGGTCAGGTTGCGCAGGGCAGCGCCTGACCGGCTGCGGCGGAACCGGGTGCGGGGGAACGGGCCCTGATTGGCAGCCATCGTTGATCTCCTTATCGATCTGTTGCGGATTAGCCGTGCCATGAACCCTGATGCATCTCAAGGCTGGAAACCCCGGAACCGCGCGCATATGGTGCGCCGAAATAACTATAACGGGCAAAGCAGCCTTGACCTTCACCTTTCTTGATCTTGCGCGCGAAGTGATCGACCTCAGGTCGTTTTCGAATCTGTGGTACTGGATTGTCCTGGCCGTGATGTGGTCAACGATGAGCCACTGGGTGCTGGGTGTGCCCTATGACATGGTGCAGCGCGCCAACCGGGGGCATGACCGCAGCGAACATGACATGGCCGTGCTGGCGCAGGTGAATGTGAACCGCATTCTGACCATCGTCGATGTCTCGGGCCTGTGGGTCACCGCCTTTGCAGCCTTCATCGCGACCGGGCTGGCGGTTCTGGGCTGGTTTTACCGGGTGGAATTCTGTCAGGCGCTGTTTTTGCTGATCTTCCCGATGCTGCTGGTCGGGGCCTGGTCGGTCCGCACTGCGCGCAGGCTGCAGGCCTCGGACTACGCGAATATCCCCGCAAGCCTGCGCCGTCACCGGATCGGGGTGCAGATCATGGGCGTGTTGTTCATCTTCATCACCGCTTTCTGGGGCATGTGGGTGAATGTGAGCGTCGATCCCTGGGGGTTTTGACTGCCACCGGCCATCGCGCGCTTGACACGGGCGACGGGCAGGGTAGGTGACGCCGGACCATGACCCGACCCTCCAGCCATATTCTGACCGGCGGCGCCCCCGAGGGCTTTGACGCCACATTGATCCTGCAAGAGCTTGCCCGGGGCAGTGGCGCGGTCTGCCATGTGGCCCGCGATGACAAGCGCCTGGCCGCGATGGCCACGGCGCTGGCGTTTTTTGACCCTTCCGTGCCTGTCCTGCGGTTTCCCGGGTGGGATTGTCTGCCCTATGACCGGGTCTCCCCCAATGCAGAGGTTGCCGCGACCCGGATGGCGACGCTTGCCAGTCTTGCGGCCGGGCTGTCGGGGCGGTTTATTCTACTGACCACATTGGGCGCGGCCACCCAATACCTGCCGCCCCGCGCGCTTCTGCGCGATGCCGCCTTTGTGGCCAGTGTCGGCGGGCAGATCGACGAGGCCGCGCTGAAATCCTTTCTGGTGCGCATGGGCTTTGCACAAAGCCCCACGGTGACGGAACCCGGCGATTATGCGATCCGCGGTGGCATCATTGATGTCTGGCCCCCGGGGGAGGAGATGCCCGTGCGGCTGGATCTGTTCGGCGATGTGCTGGACGGGGCCCGCCGGTTTGACCCGGCCACGCAACGGACAACCGACCGGCTGGAGCGTGTGGACCTGGCCCCGGTATCCGAGGTGGTGCTAGATGAGGCCGCGATCACCCGGTTCCGGCAAAATTATCGGATCGAATTTGGCGCCGCCGGCAGTGATGATCCGCTTTACGAGGCGGTCAGCGCGGGCCGGAAACATGCCGGCGTGGAACATTGGCTGCCGTTTTTCCACGATCAGCTGGAAACCCTGTTCGATTATCTGCCGGGCGCCACGGTCACGCTGGAGGATCACAGCGATGCGCAGCGTCAGGCGCGGTGGGAAAGTATTGAAGATCAATATGATACACGGCGTTCTGCCCTGATGCAGAAAGCCCGGCTGGAGTCGGTCTATAAACCCTGTCCGCCCGGTCAGCTTTATCTGGATGACGCCGCCTGGGGGCAGGCGATTGCCGGGCACAGGGTTGTGCAGTTTTCCCCCCTGCCACAGGCCAGCGGGCCGGGTGTGACCGATGCGGGCGGCCGGGTGGGGCGCAGTTTCGCGCCGGAACGTCAGCAGGAAAATATCAGTCTTTTCGGGGCTTTGGCGGGTCATATTGCATCAGAACGTGAAACCAGCGCCGTTGTCATTGCCTCCTGGTCCGATGGCGCGCGGGACCGGCTTTCGGGGTTGCTGGAAGATCAGGGTGTCACCGGCGCGGTCGAGATCAGGGATGCAAGGGACATCAAGGGCAAGGGCAGTCTGACCCTCGCGGTCTGGCCGCTGGAAGAGGGGTTTACCGGCGGCGGGCTGACGGTCATCTCGGAACAGGATGTGCTGGGTGACCGGCTGATCCGCCCGAAACGGAAGACCAAACGCGCCGAGAATTACCTGACCGAGGCGCAATCTCTCAGCCCCGGTGATCTGATTGTGCATGTGGATCATGGGGTTGGCCGCTATAACGGGCTTGAAACCGTCACCGCCATGGGCGCGCCCCATGAATGTATCGCGCTGGAATATGCCGGGGGCGACCGGCTGTTCCTGCCGGTGGAAAATATCGAACTGCTCAGCCGTTATGGCCATGAGGAAGGGCTGCTCGACAAGCTGGGCGGCGGCGCCTGGCAGGCCCGGAAAGCCAGGCTCAAAGACCGTATCCGGCAGATCGCCGACAAGCTGATCCGCATCGCGGCAGAGCGGGAATTGCGCGCGGCCCCGGTTCTGGAACCGCCCGGCGATATGTGGGAGGCATTTGCCGCGCGCTTCCCCTATGAGGAAACCGAGGATCAACTGAGTGCCATCGAGGATGTGATGGAAGATCTGGCCCGGGGCCGCCCGATGGACCGGCTGGTGGTGGGCGATGTGGGCTTTGGCAAAACCGAGGTGGCCATGCGCGCAGGTTTCGCCGCCGCCGCTGCCGGGCTTCAGGTTGCCATTGTCGCGCCCACCACATTGCTGGCCCGGCAGCACGCCAAGACCTTCGCCGACCGGTTTCGCGGGTTTCCCATAAATGTCAAACAGTTGTCGCGCTTTGTTCCGGCAAAACAGGCCGCAGATACGCGCAAGGGTCTGGCCGATGGCAGCGTCGATATCTGCATCGGCACCCATGCCTTGCTGGCCAAGGGCATCCGGTTCCAGAATCTGGGCCTGCTGATCATTGACGAGGAACAGCGCTTTGGCGTCACCCATAAGGAGCGCCTGAAAGAGATGCGCTCGGACGTGCATGTTCTGACCCTCTCGGCCACGCCGATCCCGCGCACATTGCAGATGTCGCTTTCGGGCGTGCGTGATCTCAGCCTGATCGGCACGCCGCCCATCGACCGGCTGGCGATCCGCACCTATGTCAGCGAATTCGATGCGGTCACCCTGCGCGAGGGGCTGCTCAGGGAGCATTATCGCGGCGGGCAGAGCTTCTATGTGGTGCCCCGCATTCAGGACCTGCCCGAGATCGAGAGCTTCCTGCGCGATCAGGTGCCCGAAGTCTCTTATGTGGTGGCCCATGGCCAGATGGCGGCGGGCGAGCTGGATGACCGGATGAATGCGTTTTACGATGGCAAATACGATGTCCTGCTGGCCACGACCATCGTCGAATCCGGTATCGACATTCCCACCGCCAACACGATGATCATCCACCGGGCCGACCGGTTCGGCCTTGCGCAGCTTTACCAGATCCGCGGGCGGGTGGGCCGGGCCAAGACCCGTGCCTATGCCTATCTGACCACCAAACCCCGCCAGAAACTGACCCAGACGGCCGAAAAACGGCTGCGGGTCCTGGGCAGTCTCGACAGTCTGGGGGCCGGCTTCACCATCGCCAGCCAGGATCTCGATATCCGCGGCGCCGGCAATATCGTGGGGGAGGAACAATCGGGCCATGTGCGCGAGGTCGGGTTTGAGCTTTATCAATCCATGCTGGAAGAGGCGATTGCCAATATCCGCTCCGGGGCCGGGGAGGCACGGCTGGATGAAGACGGCCAATGGGCGCCGCAGATCAATCTGGGTGTGCCGGTCCTGATCCCCGAGGCCTATGTGCCTGATCTGGATGTGCGGCTTGGCCTCTACCGGCGGCTGTCACATCTGACCACAAAGGTGGAACTGGAAGGCTTTGCCGCCGAGCTGATCGACCGTTTCGGCAAATTGCCGCGCGAGGTGAACACCCTGCTTCTGGTCATCCGCATCAAGGCGAAATGCAAACAGGCGGGGATCGCGCGGCTGGATGCGGGGCCCAAAGGGGCAACGATCCAGTTCCATAACGACAAATTCGCCAATCCCGCCGGTCTGGTGGAATTTGTCGAGGATCAGCGCGGGCTGGCCAAAATCCGCGACAACAAGATTGTCCTGCGCCGGGACTGGACGCGCGAAGCCGACAAGATCAAGGGCGCATTCTCAATCGCCCAGGATCTGGCGCGCAAGATAAACACATAAGGCCCGATACCCCCCTTCACCTCCTTCTCTATCTAAAGCAGAAATCGTTTAATCTGAATCGAAATTCTCTGCCTCTCGATCAGCAAGATGCTGATCTCGAACGCGAATTTCAATGAGCGATGTTGCAGAATAAAACGATTTCGCTCTTAAAAATACTTCGGGGGGCTGCCGCAGGCAGCGGGGCAGCGCCCCGATCACCCCCTCGAATCTGCGCCAGCGTACCGGTGGAAAACGCGCGTTTTCCATACGGAATTCCCGGGAATTCCGCCCCGAAACCAGCTTGTTCAGACCGCCTCGCGGGGCATGGATCGCATGATCACTGCCCCGATCAGGCTCAACACCCCGATCGCAATCGCCAGCGGCACGGCAGTGCCATTGTAAAGCTGCCCGATCAGCGCCCCCAGAACCGCCCCGCCAATCGTGGCCAGCGCGCCCATCAGCGACGCGGCCATGCCCGCGATATGCCCCAGGGGCTCCATCGCCAGGGCATTGAGGTTCCCGATGGTGAACCCGGCGGTGGCAAACACCGTCACGCTCCACAGAAAATACAGCCAGAACTCCTGGCCCCCCAACAGCCCGAACCCCAGACACAGCGCCGTCAGGATTGAAAACACGGTCTGCAGGCTCAACGCGGTGCGGATCAGCGGGCGCATCCCCAGCCTGACCACCAGCCGCCCGTTCAATGGCGCCGCCGGGGCCGCCAACAGGGCCATGGCGGCAAACCAGTAGGGAAAGCTGTCGCGCAACCCGTAAGTCAGATCAAACACCTGCTGGATGGAGGAGATCGTGCCGAAAAGCGCCCCATAGACCAGGGTCTGCACCAGAATAGAAAGCTGCATCTGGCGCAGGCTGAGCGCTTCCCTGATGCTGGCCCAAAG from Rhodophyticola sp. CCM32 includes these protein-coding regions:
- a CDS encoding ImmA/IrrE family metallo-endopeptidase, whose translation is MAQSREWTRLSGEHRALIEEFQANESVAVGALAQRLGLRIKVANLGPGNSGQISRNADGGYIIKVNRFEAKERQRFTIAHEIAHFLLHRDIIDASPEGIRDTVLYRSGAPENIEYQANRLAADILMPRGSVERRLGELGGRVSEGVIEVLAQDFKVSKGAMEIRLQNVAA
- the hflX gene encoding GTPase HflX, with the protein product MRAIVLHPDIETNRNRRAATPALEEAVALAAALPELEVAGAEIVRLPRAQPGLLFGKGKIAELKRRIEEAGAGLVLVDGPVTPVQQRNLEKEWGVKLLDRTGLILEIFADRARTREGVLQVELAALSYQRTRLVRAWTHLERQRGGLGFVGGPGETQIEADRRAIDEAVTRIRRQLGKVVKTRALHRAARKKVPYPVVALVGYTNAGKSTLFNRMTGAEVMAKDMLFATLDPTMRAVSLPDGTEVILSDTVGFISDLPTQLVAAFRATLEEVLDADLILHVRDISHPETGAQAEDVAAIMADLGVKDSAPMIEIWNKSDLLPDDRAEELSQIARRRDTTHVISALSGQGLAPLLTDIARAVSPPRHQTKLDLPHAEGRKRAWLYEQGVVEAEDQDEDTAHLTVNWTRRQEKAFWQL
- a CDS encoding YSC84-related protein, which gives rise to MGTLTRRHFVITASALPLAACSNGIGSNGGQRVDNRVDSAVQFMYDEVPGTQELAFNAAGMLVMPLVTQAGFGFGGSYGRGALRINGASVDYYSAISGSFGFQIGAQQYAHTLFFMTEDALSEFRRGVGWSVGADVQYAVVNQGGNLGVDTTALLTPVIAVIYGQAGLIAGATLEGTRYARIIP
- the hemB gene encoding porphobilinogen synthase, which gives rise to MAANQGPFPRTRFRRSRSGAALRNLTREVELSVHDLIWPVFVCAGTQERQAVTSMPGVERLSVDLMVDAARQAQGLGIPAICVFPYTDPALKTELCEEAWNPDNLTNRAIRAIKDAVPDIAVMTDIALDPYNANGHDGIVRDGIIVNDETVAALVKMALAQARSGADILGPSDMMDGRIGAMRDALEAEGHVNVTIMSYAAKFASAYYGPFRDAVGASGALKGDKKTYQIDPANRDEALRCVERDLSEGADMVMVKPGQPYLDLCRAVKDRFGAPTYAYQVSGEYAMIQAAAANGWVDGEKVMLESLTGFRRAGCDGVLTYFAPRVAEILNG
- a CDS encoding beta family protein, with the translated sequence MALERVSYVPTLAIRASEMRGLEFLPLATKERMTPCVLLAPWSSTTTLGKAIDRFETAFPKGDYFLDIDRGYIPTNPDADAQVELASLKNPANAYASWCEFVQRHEKVMPCLQLRDQNEDEIRKQIQRYREFGRTFALRIFRDREPINLEDAISAVSAFGAADFVIILEGGWARDALQLPAWFSGIIGNALAEINAQVPIVASCTTMPKGYSNCVGRTKVGFSNRVLVQQVQANRNDRKIVYGDWGSTRPREQTGGGGHDIPERIDYPTEDSWYIYRKPDPDWTFQKAAKMLTEDAEVWNGKTGQWGEQMIAETKVSKHLGITSLQKNVSVRVNLHLHRQAFYGTDLPPMEALEDDWED
- a CDS encoding component of SufBCD complex, which translates into the protein MTFTFLDLAREVIDLRSFSNLWYWIVLAVMWSTMSHWVLGVPYDMVQRANRGHDRSEHDMAVLAQVNVNRILTIVDVSGLWVTAFAAFIATGLAVLGWFYRVEFCQALFLLIFPMLLVGAWSVRTARRLQASDYANIPASLRRHRIGVQIMGVLFIFITAFWGMWVNVSVDPWGF